In Desertibacillus haloalkaliphilus, the genomic window CTGATTTCCGCGAACAATTTTTCGGTTCTTTCGACGGGCTATCTGGTGTTGAAGCTGGTCATGAGTTAGCTAACGTACTTGGTTTACCGGCTGATACGACATACGGTGACTTGATTCAAAGCATGGACAGCAATGAGCTGATGGACGCATTCCGCGAGGCTGATCCGGCTGGTGACGCCGAGGATGCGAATATGTTTTGGACACGTATTAAC contains:
- a CDS encoding histidine phosphatase family protein, whose amino-acid sequence is LRHVHFDGVYSSDLARAAQTARYVMDANLTGDSQDLVELPDFREQFFGSFDGLSGVEAGHELANVLGLPADTTYGDLIQSMDSNELMDAFREADPAGDAEDANMFWTRIN